One genomic window of Vulpes vulpes isolate BD-2025 chromosome 11, VulVul3, whole genome shotgun sequence includes the following:
- the KCNJ11 gene encoding ATP-sensitive inward rectifier potassium channel 11, whose protein sequence is MSFLCSWLLFAMVWWLIAFAHGDLAPGEGTAVPCVTSIHSFSSAFLFSIEVQVTIGFGGRMVTEECPLAILILIVQNIVGLMINAIMLGCIFMKTAQAHRRAETLIFSKHAVIAVRHGRLCFMLRVGDLRKSMIISATIHMQVVRKTTSPEGEVVPLHQVDIPMENGVGGNSIFLVAPLIIYHVIDANSPLYDLAPSDLHHHQDLEIIVILEGVVETTGITTQARTSYLADEILWGQRFVPIVAEEDGRYSVDYSKFGNTIKVPTPLCTARQLDEDRSLLDALTLASARGPLRKRSVAVAKAKPKFSISPDSLS, encoded by the coding sequence ATGTCCTTCCTGTGCAGCTGGCTGCTCTTTGCCATGGTCTGGTGGCTCATCGCCTTCGCCCACGGTGACCTGGCCCCCGGTGAGGGCACTGCGGTGCCCTGTGTCACCAGCATCCACTCTTTTTCATCtgccttccttttctccattgaggTCCAGGTGACCATTGGCTTTGGCGGGCGCATGGTGACCGAGGAGTGCCCGCTGGCCATCTTGATCCTCATTGTGCAGAACATCGTGGGGCTCATGATCAATGCCATCATGCTGGGCTGCATCTTCATGAAGACGGCCCAGGCCCACCGGCGGGCCGAGACCCTCATCTTCAGCAAGCATGCGGTCATCGCAGTGCGCCACGGCCGCCTCTGCTTCATGCTGCGCGTGGGTGACCTCCGCAAGAGCATGATCATCAGCGCCACCATCCACATGCAGGTGGTGCGCAAGACCACCAGCCCCGAGGGTGAAGTGGTGCCCCTACACCAGGTGGACATCCCCATGGAGAACGGTGTGGGCGGCAACAGCATCTTCCTGGTAGCTCCTCTCATCATCTACCACGTCATTGATGCCAACAGTCCACTCTATGACCTGGCACCCAGCGACCTGCATCACCATCAAGACCTGGAGATCATTGTCATCCTGGAGGGCGTGGTGGAAACCACGGGCATCACTACCCAGGCCCGCACCTCCTACCTGGCCGATGAGATCCTCTGGGGCCAGCGCTTTGTACCCATCGTGGCCGAGGAGGATGGCCGCTACTCTGTGGACTACTCCAAATTTGGCAACACCATCAAAGTGCCCACGCCACTCTGCACGGCCCGCCAGCTTGATGAGGACCGCAGCCTGCTGGACGCCCTGACCCTCGCCTCGGCCCGCGGTCCCCTGCGCAAGCGCAGTGTGGCTGTGGCCAAGGCCAAACCCAAGTTTAGCATCTCTCCGGATTCCCTGTCCTGA